The Streptomyces kanamyceticus genome window below encodes:
- a CDS encoding lipase family protein: MAASAVLAVAVLGLPGSAAAQSADASVGTPDARPSARSAPQTAEKAPGAGKHEKDKHRVPDRKKPGKKPGKKPTPGKILSSQPSSFQYTPGQPTPTKAWKITYRSTSANGRPNAVSGTVIVPDDGKTTPRPLITYAVGTVGLGDKCAPSAGFPGGTTTEAPLVNAALVRGYAVVVTDYEGLGTPGDHTYMVAKAQGTAVLDAARAAQRHPEAAKYGVSAKAPVGIMGYSQGGGASAKAAEMAATYAPELKVKGTASGGVPADLAKVADSLEGGDSAGYLLMSAVGQNAAYPALHLGKYLNAEGRKLAAVVRNECVGTVLEAGRGKKIEDVTTSNPLERPDWQRAIARQLIGTVRPSAPTFLYHGDADETIPYAVGQKLRADWCAKGNAVQWTTFTGQSHVGTAIQGNGPALEWLGQRFAGRPTSGNCGT; this comes from the coding sequence GTGGCCGCCAGTGCCGTCCTCGCGGTGGCAGTGCTCGGGCTGCCCGGATCGGCCGCCGCGCAGAGCGCGGACGCGTCGGTCGGCACTCCGGACGCGCGCCCCTCGGCCCGGTCCGCACCGCAGACCGCCGAGAAGGCCCCCGGCGCCGGGAAGCACGAGAAGGACAAGCACCGCGTGCCGGACCGGAAGAAGCCGGGGAAGAAACCGGGGAAGAAGCCCACCCCCGGCAAGATCCTCAGCTCGCAGCCGTCCTCGTTCCAGTACACCCCAGGCCAGCCCACCCCCACCAAGGCCTGGAAGATCACCTATCGGTCGACCTCGGCGAACGGGCGGCCCAACGCCGTCTCCGGAACCGTGATCGTCCCCGACGACGGCAAGACCACGCCGCGCCCGCTGATCACCTACGCCGTCGGCACGGTCGGCCTCGGCGACAAGTGCGCGCCGTCCGCCGGTTTCCCGGGCGGTACGACCACCGAGGCACCGCTCGTCAATGCCGCACTCGTACGCGGCTACGCGGTCGTCGTCACGGACTACGAGGGGCTCGGCACGCCCGGCGACCACACCTACATGGTCGCCAAAGCGCAGGGCACCGCGGTACTCGACGCGGCGCGCGCGGCCCAGCGGCACCCCGAAGCCGCGAAGTACGGAGTCTCGGCCAAGGCACCCGTCGGCATCATGGGCTATTCACAGGGCGGCGGAGCCAGCGCGAAGGCCGCCGAGATGGCCGCGACGTACGCCCCCGAACTGAAGGTCAAGGGCACGGCGAGCGGCGGCGTGCCCGCCGATCTCGCCAAGGTCGCCGACTCGCTCGAGGGCGGGGACAGCGCCGGCTATCTGCTGATGTCCGCCGTCGGACAGAACGCCGCCTACCCGGCCCTCCACCTCGGCAAGTACCTCAACGCCGAGGGCCGCAAGCTCGCCGCCGTGGTCCGCAACGAGTGCGTCGGGACGGTCCTGGAAGCCGGGCGCGGCAAGAAGATCGAGGACGTGACCACGTCCAACCCGCTGGAGCGGCCGGACTGGCAACGGGCCATCGCCCGACAGCTGATCGGGACCGTGCGGCCGTCGGCGCCGACGTTCCTCTACCACGGGGACGCCGACGAGACGATCCCCTACGCGGTCGGGCAGAAGCTACGGGCCGACTGGTGCGCGAAGGGCAACGCCGTGCAGTGGACGACCTTCACCGGGCAGTCCCATGTCGGGACGGCGATCCAGGGCAACGGCCCGGCACTGGAGTGGCTCGGCCAACGCTTCGCGGGCCGGCCCACCTCCGGCAACTGCGGCACCTGA
- a CDS encoding RHS repeat-associated core domain-containing protein, with protein MWAQPDGTLELQQSAGPLRFKEKGAWREIDTALAAGADGTVAPKAHPLGVRLSDGGADGQLFSLGSGGHRVGQGWPGVLPQPVLEGGRALYKDVRPGLDVNVEVTRTGVQESFTVRDRDAARELESLALTLRGQKLSLKPAPDGGQDLVDGQGRELGEIGAAIAWDDEIDARSKEPEDIEPVNTRFKPVTDGAVMRLDLDDTFLADKDTRFPVTVDPAVNFGPSFDTFVQQGYTSDQSRATELKWGNNGSGQVARSLLAFNAAKVKGKQILKGELKFFNHHSWSCQARGWDVWSTGKSDASARWAKQPAWVKKYATSTQTKGPKPCNPGWITADASALVRDFAAAKQNTPLYAGVQASNEKDPYFWKRVSSAEGSNPPVLAVTYNTVPNTPARPVMVPQRADKTGWWWTTSTTPTATVTPVDADGGQLTVGWQLNKPGGVKYLEGTTKGASGTKQSWRVPAGKLEEDGAYAFKARVWDGHAWSGWSPWLSFRVLTAKPPVPKITSTDFPPNTWGGAPDGKGGYTGELTLTPSGLHRESLLWRWDNQPWKEIVTTSASRVKVTVPAGAHTVQAKTRNRAGLESAPASYKFLAGDGAALKSPSQGTRSARRTALDSLGSAQDTKVRYQWRRGATDQWKDVPVGDVRWAKDGKPVTAWPIDAPGGKPAGLTWNVADTLGENGTVEVRAVFTAGESTRVSPANELTLDKDAGQSPTQEVGPGTVNLLTGNFTLSETDASVWDMSIARTLASRRSETAAQRQGVAPVFGPGWLASTVSEISESDYTALRKTSATSVEVDFADEDGVAGIGFTAAPGGKWKPEPGAEDLTLTGSLTGNFTLTDTDGMATTFLRTAGTDTWQVASSYLPESQSTVRQTWEKTTVGGKSLARPRYVIAPTSAVSQATCETKPATAGCRMLEYVYAPATTAAQDRLGDVSGQVKEVRLWAADPGAAAATAQPVASYAYDATGRLREQWDPRISPAVKTRYSYDGSGHVLTHQNGSDQPWTMVYGKAGKPEYAGEGTLKEVRRPTLKPGTRAEVTGTAQTTLVYGVPLTGGQAPHAMGHADVNTWGQSDAPTDATAVFPPDQIPDSSNGEDLTSGSYRRATLAYINASGRQVNTAEPGGGITSTQYDEHGNTTWQLSAANRALTLGQGEDADSRLSDLQLTDASNDERAELLGTSSTYSDDGLRETDTREPLRLTALKNGSDVPARTWVHRDFDQGRPTDGTAKAKDLVTRERTAAEQPGTSGQPVEPRTTATAYDWTKGLPVTTVTDPDGLALTETTAYDAQGRVTKTTHPASNGNDAGTTLTEYWTATGSGGCAGRPEWADLTCKVHAAAPADQGRNRELPVTVTEYTRDGQSAKTTETANGATRTTVRTYDAAGRLTRTSIPFVVGAPVRDVTTEYDPATGRATTQRYDDRKSVRTTYDSLGRIIGYTDGHDTLTTTRHDTLDRPTEISDPSGTRTLAYDHSKEPRGLLTSVTDSMAGTLTGRYDLDGNLTEQRLPGDVTLTDTQDTTGDTTARTVTRGQGESTTTLLSDWQSSNTHGQWAARTTQADHHTYAHDNTGRLTGHDDTDRTGACTRTQYALDRNTNRTAKTIQQPDTTDTTDGTTAESCGRGQKSELSHTYDSADRLQDPGHLYDAFGRTTRTIDRTDSPGNDTYTGSDTLYFTNDLVHQQTSGDRRTTWTLDPAGRRDTATTATRAGNDWPTTGTQKDHFGDSGDNPAWSETASGTRTRYIDDIAGDLIAISTGDKTDWQFADLHDDVTTTLNHDTEARVHAYDPFGIPTNSPATPATPYGYLGAKQRSNNTPSGQLLMGARLYHPVTGRFLQTDPVPGGSANNYDYVRHAPLSATDLDGRFRRIRWRPRWPKVRVNWGGARNRFRNSIGGRAIRWGWGVRTRAWNRGGNLAIRGMGAYVRRRGLRPPSPWVTGGRGGISSYGPGTGNWWMKATSAVVGGAFTWWRRRR; from the coding sequence ATGTGGGCCCAGCCGGATGGCACGTTGGAGTTGCAGCAGTCGGCCGGGCCGCTGCGCTTCAAGGAGAAAGGTGCCTGGCGCGAGATCGACACCGCGTTGGCGGCGGGTGCGGACGGGACGGTGGCGCCCAAGGCGCACCCGCTGGGCGTGCGGTTGTCGGACGGTGGTGCTGACGGGCAGCTGTTCTCGCTCGGCAGCGGCGGCCACCGAGTGGGGCAGGGCTGGCCGGGTGTCCTGCCACAGCCGGTACTGGAGGGCGGCCGGGCACTCTACAAGGACGTGCGGCCGGGCCTGGATGTAAATGTGGAGGTCACCCGGACCGGGGTGCAGGAGTCGTTCACCGTCCGTGACCGGGATGCCGCGCGGGAGTTGGAATCCCTCGCACTTACGCTGCGCGGCCAGAAGCTCTCGCTCAAGCCCGCCCCGGACGGTGGCCAAGACCTGGTCGACGGGCAGGGACGGGAACTGGGCGAGATCGGCGCCGCCATCGCCTGGGACGACGAGATCGATGCGCGCTCCAAGGAGCCCGAAGACATCGAGCCGGTCAACACCCGCTTCAAGCCGGTGACCGACGGGGCGGTGATGCGCCTGGACCTCGACGACACCTTCCTTGCCGACAAGGACACCCGTTTTCCGGTGACCGTGGACCCGGCGGTCAACTTCGGCCCGTCCTTCGACACCTTCGTGCAGCAGGGCTATACCTCCGACCAGTCGCGGGCCACGGAGCTGAAGTGGGGCAACAACGGCTCGGGCCAGGTCGCCCGCTCGCTGCTCGCCTTCAACGCGGCGAAGGTGAAGGGCAAGCAGATCCTCAAGGGGGAGCTGAAGTTCTTCAACCACCACTCCTGGTCGTGCCAGGCGCGCGGCTGGGATGTGTGGTCGACGGGGAAGTCGGATGCCAGTGCGCGGTGGGCCAAGCAGCCCGCGTGGGTGAAGAAGTATGCCACCTCTACTCAGACCAAGGGGCCCAAGCCCTGTAATCCGGGATGGATTACGGCGGATGCCAGCGCGTTGGTGAGGGACTTCGCCGCCGCCAAGCAGAACACCCCGCTCTATGCCGGGGTGCAAGCCTCGAACGAGAAAGACCCGTACTTCTGGAAGCGGGTCTCCTCGGCGGAGGGCTCGAACCCGCCGGTGCTTGCGGTCACGTACAACACTGTGCCCAACACCCCGGCCAGGCCGGTCATGGTGCCTCAACGCGCCGACAAGACGGGCTGGTGGTGGACCACCAGCACGACCCCGACGGCCACCGTCACCCCGGTCGATGCGGATGGCGGGCAGCTGACGGTGGGCTGGCAGCTGAACAAGCCCGGCGGGGTCAAGTACCTGGAAGGCACGACCAAGGGCGCCTCGGGCACAAAGCAGAGCTGGAGGGTGCCCGCGGGCAAGCTGGAGGAGGACGGCGCCTACGCCTTCAAGGCCCGGGTGTGGGACGGGCATGCCTGGTCGGGATGGAGCCCGTGGCTCTCCTTCCGGGTCCTGACCGCCAAGCCCCCGGTCCCGAAGATCACCTCCACCGACTTCCCGCCGAACACCTGGGGCGGGGCACCCGATGGCAAGGGCGGCTACACCGGCGAACTCACCCTCACTCCGTCGGGGCTGCACCGGGAGTCGCTGTTGTGGCGCTGGGACAACCAGCCGTGGAAGGAGATCGTCACCACCTCGGCCTCCCGGGTCAAGGTGACCGTGCCCGCGGGCGCCCACACCGTGCAGGCCAAGACGCGTAACCGGGCCGGACTCGAATCCGCGCCCGCCTCCTACAAGTTCCTGGCCGGGGACGGTGCGGCCCTCAAGTCCCCGTCACAGGGCACTCGTTCGGCCCGGCGTACCGCGCTGGACTCACTGGGCTCGGCGCAGGACACCAAGGTGCGCTACCAGTGGCGGCGCGGCGCGACCGACCAGTGGAAGGACGTCCCGGTCGGTGATGTGCGCTGGGCCAAGGACGGCAAACCCGTCACGGCATGGCCCATCGACGCGCCGGGCGGCAAACCGGCCGGGCTGACCTGGAATGTGGCCGACACCCTGGGCGAGAACGGCACCGTCGAAGTCCGCGCGGTCTTCACCGCGGGCGAGAGCACCCGGGTCTCCCCGGCCAATGAGCTCACCCTGGACAAGGACGCCGGGCAGTCACCCACCCAGGAGGTGGGGCCGGGCACCGTGAACCTGCTCACCGGCAACTTCACCCTCTCCGAGACGGATGCCTCGGTGTGGGACATGAGCATCGCCCGTACCCTCGCCTCGCGCCGCTCGGAGACTGCGGCTCAGCGACAAGGTGTGGCACCGGTCTTCGGCCCGGGCTGGCTGGCCAGCACCGTCTCCGAGATCAGCGAGTCGGACTACACCGCCCTCCGGAAGACCTCGGCCACCTCGGTCGAAGTCGATTTCGCGGATGAGGACGGGGTGGCCGGGATCGGCTTCACCGCGGCCCCGGGCGGCAAGTGGAAGCCCGAGCCGGGTGCCGAGGACCTGACCCTGACCGGGTCGCTCACCGGCAACTTCACCCTGACCGACACCGACGGCATGGCCACCACCTTCTTGCGGACCGCGGGCACGGACACCTGGCAGGTGGCCTCCAGCTACCTGCCCGAATCCCAGTCCACCGTCCGTCAGACCTGGGAGAAGACCACCGTCGGCGGCAAGAGCCTGGCCCGCCCCCGCTATGTGATCGCCCCGACCAGCGCCGTCTCCCAGGCCACCTGTGAGACCAAGCCCGCCACCGCGGGATGCCGGATGCTGGAGTACGTCTACGCACCCGCCACCACCGCCGCTCAGGACCGGCTCGGTGACGTATCCGGGCAGGTCAAGGAAGTGCGCCTGTGGGCCGCCGACCCCGGGGCGGCCGCGGCCACTGCCCAGCCCGTCGCCTCCTACGCCTACGACGCCACCGGACGGCTGCGCGAGCAGTGGGACCCGCGCATCAGCCCCGCCGTCAAGACCCGCTACAGCTACGACGGTTCGGGCCACGTCCTGACCCACCAGAACGGCTCCGACCAGCCCTGGACCATGGTGTACGGGAAGGCGGGCAAGCCCGAGTACGCGGGCGAGGGCACCCTCAAGGAGGTCCGGCGCCCCACCCTCAAGCCCGGCACCCGCGCCGAGGTCACCGGCACCGCGCAAACCACCCTGGTCTACGGCGTCCCGCTCACCGGCGGCCAGGCACCGCACGCCATGGGCCACGCCGACGTCAACACCTGGGGCCAAAGCGATGCCCCCACGGACGCCACCGCGGTCTTCCCGCCTGACCAGATCCCTGATTCCAGCAACGGAGAGGACCTGACCTCCGGCTCTTACCGCCGCGCCACCCTCGCCTACATCAACGCTTCCGGCCGCCAGGTCAACACCGCAGAGCCGGGCGGCGGCATCACCAGCACCCAGTACGACGAACACGGCAACACCACCTGGCAGCTGAGCGCCGCCAACCGCGCCCTCACCCTCGGCCAGGGCGAGGACGCCGACAGCCGCCTGAGCGACCTGCAGCTCACCGACGCCTCAAACGACGAGCGCGCCGAACTGCTGGGCACCTCCTCCACGTACAGCGACGACGGCCTGCGCGAGACCGACACCCGAGAACCGCTCCGGCTGACGGCCCTCAAGAACGGCAGCGATGTGCCGGCCCGCACGTGGGTGCACCGCGACTTCGACCAAGGCCGTCCCACCGACGGCACCGCCAAGGCCAAGGACCTGGTCACCCGCGAGCGCACCGCCGCAGAACAGCCCGGAACCTCCGGCCAGCCGGTCGAGCCGCGCACCACGGCCACGGCCTACGACTGGACCAAGGGCCTGCCCGTCACCACCGTCACCGACCCCGACGGCCTCGCCCTGACCGAGACCACCGCCTACGACGCGCAGGGACGCGTCACCAAGACCACCCACCCCGCCTCCAACGGCAACGACGCGGGCACCACCCTCACCGAGTACTGGACCGCCACCGGCAGCGGAGGGTGCGCAGGCCGTCCCGAATGGGCCGACCTCACCTGCAAGGTGCATGCCGCCGCCCCCGCCGACCAGGGCCGCAACCGTGAACTCCCGGTCACGGTCACCGAGTACACCCGCGACGGCCAGAGCGCCAAGACGACCGAGACCGCCAATGGCGCCACCCGCACCACCGTCCGGACCTACGACGCGGCAGGCCGTCTGACACGCACGAGCATCCCCTTCGTGGTCGGCGCCCCGGTGCGCGACGTCACCACCGAATACGACCCCGCCACCGGCCGCGCCACCACCCAGCGTTATGACGACCGCAAGAGCGTCCGCACCACCTACGACAGCCTCGGCCGGATCATCGGCTACACCGACGGCCACGACACCCTCACCACCACACGCCACGACACCCTGGACCGCCCAACCGAGATCAGTGACCCCAGCGGCACCCGCACCCTCGCCTACGACCACAGCAAGGAACCCCGCGGCCTGCTCACCTCGGTCACCGACTCCATGGCAGGCACCCTCACCGGCCGCTACGACCTCGACGGCAACCTCACCGAGCAGCGCCTGCCCGGTGACGTCACGCTCACCGACACCCAGGACACCACCGGCGACACCACTGCCCGCACCGTCACGCGCGGCCAGGGCGAAAGCACCACCACGCTGCTGTCCGACTGGCAGTCCAGCAACACCCACGGCCAGTGGGCCGCCCGCACTACCCAAGCCGACCACCACACCTACGCCCACGACAACACCGGACGGCTGACCGGCCACGACGACACCGACCGCACCGGCGCGTGCACCCGCACCCAGTACGCCCTGGACCGCAACACCAACCGCACTGCCAAAACGATCCAACAGCCCGACACCACAGACACCACTGACGGAACCACCGCCGAGTCCTGCGGCCGCGGCCAGAAGAGCGAGCTGTCGCACACCTACGACAGCGCCGACCGCCTCCAGGACCCCGGTCACCTGTACGACGCCTTCGGCCGCACCACCCGCACCATCGACCGAACCGACAGCCCCGGCAACGACACCTACACCGGCTCCGACACCCTCTACTTCACCAATGACCTGGTCCATCAGCAGACGAGCGGTGACCGACGCACCACCTGGACCCTGGACCCGGCGGGTCGCCGCGACACCGCCACCACCGCTACCCGCGCCGGAAACGACTGGCCCACCACCGGCACCCAGAAGGACCACTTCGGCGACAGCGGCGACAACCCCGCGTGGAGCGAAACCGCCAGCGGCACTCGCACCCGCTACATCGACGACATCGCAGGCGACCTCATCGCGATCAGCACCGGTGACAAGACCGACTGGCAGTTCGCCGATCTCCACGACGATGTCACGACCACCCTGAACCACGACACCGAAGCCCGCGTCCACGCGTACGACCCCTTCGGCATCCCCACCAACAGCCCAGCCACCCCGGCCACTCCGTACGGCTACCTCGGCGCCAAACAACGCTCCAACAACACCCCCAGCGGCCAGCTCCTCATGGGGGCCCGCCTCTACCATCCCGTCACCGGCCGATTTCTCCAGACAGACCCTGTCCCCGGCGGCAGCGCCAACAACTACGACTACGTGCGACACGCACCTCTCAGCGCCACCGACCTGGACGGTCGCTTCCGCCGCATCCGCTGGCGCCCCCGCTGGCCCAAGGTCAGGGTCAACTGGGGAGGAGCCCGCAACCGCTTCCGCAACAGCATCGGCGGGCGGGCCATCCGCTGGGGATGGGGCGTACGCACCCGGGCCTGGAATCGGGGCGGCAACTTGGCCATCCGTGGCATGGGGGCGTACGTGAGGCGCCGTGGACTCAGGCCCCCCAGCCCTTGGGTCACCGGAGGTAGAGGCGGTATCTCCTCCTATGGACCGGGAACGGGAAACTGGTGGATGAAAGCCACAAGCGCTGTGGTTGGTGGTGCGTTCACATGGTGGCGGCGGCGTCGCTGA
- a CDS encoding HEAT repeat domain-containing protein produces MINDMQAARETLQAEARTSTDMDALLYLYGVGGPEADAVVMDFIRRMSTARGKAYNAVIHGTAIRVAAEFDPDRDPGPFMDFLDMQPPSNRLIRAILRRSTATWDYPDTAPANSGWGYTRLRRLDPPPVERFTQRLAVPGSIIRVNAANALGDTADVAALSPLADALDDANPAVRSAGAAAVRRLRHAGAAAALHAHPAESQLIALLKDPKRAVRREAAQALVLLERAEAVRDALHDVDETDLQAFEGYLQGNVRTLQQTWAGDTTNV; encoded by the coding sequence ATGATCAATGACATGCAGGCTGCGCGAGAGACCCTGCAAGCCGAGGCCCGCACCAGTACAGACATGGATGCTCTGCTGTACCTCTACGGAGTCGGTGGACCTGAGGCCGATGCAGTGGTCATGGACTTCATTCGCCGGATGTCCACGGCCCGGGGCAAGGCGTACAACGCGGTGATCCATGGCACCGCGATCAGGGTCGCGGCCGAATTCGATCCGGACCGCGATCCCGGCCCGTTCATGGACTTCCTCGACATGCAGCCGCCGTCAAATCGGCTAATCCGCGCCATCCTGCGCCGCTCGACCGCCACATGGGACTACCCCGACACCGCACCCGCGAACTCCGGCTGGGGTTACACGCGTCTGCGTCGTCTCGATCCGCCGCCGGTCGAGCGCTTCACCCAACGTTTGGCTGTTCCCGGCAGCATCATCCGAGTGAATGCGGCCAACGCCCTCGGAGACACCGCGGACGTGGCTGCACTCAGCCCACTCGCCGACGCACTTGACGACGCGAACCCGGCCGTGCGCAGCGCCGGTGCCGCCGCCGTCCGCCGATTGCGCCACGCCGGGGCAGCCGCTGCCCTGCATGCGCACCCGGCAGAGAGCCAATTGATCGCTCTGCTCAAAGACCCCAAGCGCGCTGTGCGGCGGGAGGCGGCTCAGGCGCTCGTACTCCTGGAGCGCGCCGAGGCGGTCCGAGACGCGCTTCATGACGTCGACGAGACGGACTTGCAGGCCTTCGAAGGCTATCTGCAGGGGAACGTCCGGACCCTGCAGCAGACCTGGGCCGGAGACACGACCAACGTGTGA